One window from the genome of Eucalyptus grandis isolate ANBG69807.140 chromosome 7, ASM1654582v1, whole genome shotgun sequence encodes:
- the LOC104453829 gene encoding LOW QUALITY PROTEIN: protein decapping 5 (The sequence of the model RefSeq protein was modified relative to this genomic sequence to represent the inferred CDS: inserted 1 base in 1 codon), translated as MATESGASGRSNSTADSYIGSLISLTSKSEIRYEGVLYNINTDESSIGLRNVRSFGTEGRKKDGPQVPPSDKVYEYILFRGSDIKDLQVKSSPPVQPAPVPPINNDPAIIQSHYPRPVSTSTSLPPTASVPLADVGSNTAQMALPATNFQGGLPLYQPPGGNMGSWGAPPAPGANSSGIMPMYWQGYYPPNGLPHINQQPLLRPPPGLSMPPLQQPMQYPGFNTSFPAGASNLPGPHLPEVPSPLLPVSSSSLSMTSISSSATLPSTXPTVSSTTTSSDSLSSVMFNKPPISALPSVSLSASLPSLPPLMTTPEISNMIPPISNKLNVFAGPTLQYQSSAQSTSSILGPSNAVNPEAPVQMPTSTTIPSLITPGQILQSGSTSTPSSQPSQIAHKDVEVVQVSPSSPKLLASPKPLTPVASEAQPPILPLPPPARGGYKQNGVPFQNRYGQRGRERGRGARGSRPLTRFTEDFDFMAMNEKFNKDEVWGHLGKSKGHSKDKDIEGDVSDEDNYYDEEDSELPNMEGKPVYNKDDFFDSLSCNALDHGSNSGRPKFSEQMKIDTETFGEFSRHRGGRGGRGLGRGGRSRGYYGRGYNYNGRGRGRAVYGRAS; from the exons ATGGCGACGGAGAGCGGCGCCTCCGGGAGATCGAATTCGACGGCGGACTCGTACATAGGGAGCTTGATTAGCTTGACGTCCAAGAGCGAGATCAGATACGAGGGCGTCCTCTACAACATCAACACCGACGAGTCCAGCATCGGCCTCCGAAACG TACGATCATTTGGAACGGAAGGACGGAAAAAGGATGGACCACAAGTCCCACCAAGTGACAAGGTTTATGAATACATATTGTTCCGAGGAAGTGACATCAAG GATTTGCAGGTCAAATCCTCTCCACCTGTTCAGCCTGCACCTGTACCCCCTATCAATAATGACCCAGCAATCATACAG TCTCATTACCCTCGTCCAGTTTCAACATCCACAAGTTTGCCTCCCACTGCTAGTGTACCCTTAGCCGATGTTGGCTCCAACACAGCACAGATGGCACTACCTGCTACGAACTTTCAAGGCGGCCTTCCTTTATATCAACCACCTGGAGGGAATATGGGGTCATGGGGAGCTCCCCCAGCCCCAGGTGCAAATAGTAGTGGGATTATGCCTATGTATTGGCAAGGATATTATCCTCCCAATGGGCTTCCTCATATTAATCAGCAGCCTTTGCTTAGGCCACCACCTGGGCTGTCTATGCCTCCTCTGCAGCAGCCAATGCAGTATCCTGGCTTTAATACTTCTTTCCCTGCCGGAGCTTCGAACTTGCCAGGTCCACACTTGCCTGAGGTCCCATCTCCTTTGCTTCCTGTTAGCAGCAGTTCACTCAGCATGACTTCCATTTCCTCATCTGCTACTCTTCCATCAA CTCCTACTGTTTCATCAACTACAACATCTTCAGATTCCCTATCGAGTGTCATGTTCAATAAGCCTCCGATCTCTGCCCTTCCTTCAGTCAGTTTGAGTGCTAGTTTGCCATCGCTCCCGCCTCTGATGACTACTCCGGAGATTAGCAACATGATTCCCCCTATATCTAACAAGCTCAATGTATTTGCTGGTCCAACCTTGCAGTATCAAAGTAGTGCTCAATCCACTTCCTCCATTTTGGGCCCATCTAATGCTGTTAATCCAGAGGCTCCTGTACAGATGccaacatcaacaacaatcccTTCATTGATAACGCCTGGTCAGATTTTGCAGTCTGGATCCACGAGCACCCCTTCTTCTCAACCTTCACAAATTGCTCACAAGGATGTGGAGGTGGTTCAAGtctcaccatcatcaccaaAGCTATTGGCATCACCAAAGCCATTGACACCTGTTGCATCAGAAGCTCAACCTCCTATATTGCCTTTGCCTCCACCTGCACGTGGTGGTTATAAG CAGAATGGAGTTCCATTTCAGAATCGTTATGGACAGAGAGGTCGTGAAAGGGGGAGAGGAGCTCGG GGTTCACGTCCACTCACTAGATTTACTGAGGATTTTGATTTTATGGCaatgaatgaaaaattcaacaagGACGAAGTATGGGGTCACCTTGGTAAGAGTAAAGGTCATTCCAAGGACAAAGATATCGAGGGCGATGTAAGTGACGAGGATAATTATTATGATGAAGAGGATAGTGAGCTACCAAATATGGAGGGCAAG CCTGTCTACAACAAGGACGATTTCTTTGATTCACTCTCCTGCAATGCTCTTGATCATGGATCAAACAGTGGAAGGCCAAAGTTTTCTGAGCAAATGAAGATAGACACAGAG ACTTTCGGTGAATTCTCAAGGCATAGGGGTGGTCGAGGTGGCCGTGGTCTTGGTCGTGGTGGTCGTTCTCGGGGATACTATGGGAGGGGTTATAACTATAACGGAAGAGGCCGAGGAAGAGCGGTTTATGGCCGTGCTTCATAG
- the LOC104453828 gene encoding probable transmembrane ascorbate ferrireductase 4: protein MGNSPPPSSSLFPVLLFARICGVAVAMLVLSWALAFKSSFLPRSSSQEDLIYSVLHPLLMVIGFILVSGEAILVHRWLPGSRNMKKSVHLWLQGVALGSGVFGIWTKFHGQDGVLGNFYSLHSWMGLICVSLFGVQWLMGFLSFWHRGEARLIRMKVLPWHVFLGLYTYGLAVATAETGLLEKLTFLQTRRNVDKHGSESMVVNSLGLGLALLSGMVILAAVSPKYQSLQTKLMYSRSEPKNLTS, encoded by the exons ATGGGgaattctcctcctccttcttcttccctgtTCCCTGTCCTCCTGTTTGCAAGAATCTGCGGCGTGGCAGTGGCAATGCTCGTGCTCTCTTGGGCCCTTGCCTTCAAATCTAGCTTCCTCCCTCGCTCCTCCTCTCAAGAAGACCTCATTTACTCT GTTCTTCACCCACTGTTGATGGTCATCGGCTTCATTCTCGTTAGTGGAGAAG CGATCCTTGTCCACAGATGGTTGCCTGGTTCGAGGAACATGAAGAAATCGGTGCATCTGTGGCTTCAAGGGGTGGCTCTGGGAAGTGGGGTTTTCGGCATTTGGACAAAGTTCCACGGGCAAGACGGCGTCCTGGGTAATTTCTACAGCTTGCATTCTTGGATGGGCTTGATCTGCGTCTCCTTGTTTGGAGTTCAG TGGTTGATGGGTTTCCTGAGCTTCTGGCACAGAGGAGAGGCGCGGTTGATAAGAATGAAGGTGTTGCCATGGCACGTCTTCCTCGGACTCTACACCTACGGCTTGGCTGTGGCCACAGCAGAGACCGGGCTTCTAGAGAAGTTGACTTTCCTACAGACGAGGAGAAACGTAGACAAGCACGGCTCGGAGTCCATGGTCGTGAACAGCCTCGGTCTGGGATTGGCCCTGCTCAGCGGGATGGTTATATTGGCCGCAGTCTCTCCAAAGTACCAATCTCTTCAAACTAAGCTCATGTACTCACGCTCCGAACCCAAGAACTTGACTTCCTAA
- the LOC120296181 gene encoding uncharacterized protein LOC120296181 codes for MAEVDSTAEAGWKILDQKILECHRIPAIFLSNVRSRSFAPFPLQITPKNRSFLVFFFAKNDLFSCICIGLSSRPLPAVPRRSLPLAPPPPPLPHRRRTRQSPSEAAPSLGVARREEPRPSWADEDCATSDSDFNGWAVVESRPHRARKGLPTYVVGAVGTSLAVLLAVIAHYSLSRNGYSFRFVDRLRSWRSLLNQAETEAVVSEDLDSAVPDGKSIVSQDSPEGLSDLVSNNVVSDGLTSRDKQQRVIVPVAVDSTQQEAVMVLERLKVCFLEAKENDVSRKSCL; via the exons atggcgGAAGTTGATTCGACAGCAGAAgccggatggaaaattcttgatcaaAAGATATTAG AATGTCACCGAATACCTGCGATCTTCCTCTCCAATGTCCGATCACGCTCGTTCGCTCCATTCCCACTTCAGATAACCCCTAAAAATCGTtcctttcttgtcttcttcttcgcgAAAAATGACCTTTTCAGCTGCATCTGCATCGGTCTCTCCTCCCGACCACTTCCCGCCGTCCCCCGGCGCTCGCTCCCTCtcgctccgccgccgccgccgcttcccCATCGTCGTCGGACTCGGCAATCTCCGTCGGAGGCCGCTCCGTCTCTCGGCGTCGCTCGCCGAGAGGAGCCTCGACCCTCGTGGGCCGACGAGGATTGCGCGACCTCCGATTCCGATTTCAATGGCTGGGCCGTGGTCGAATCTCGGCCCCACAGGGCAAGAAAGG GATTGCCAACGTATGTTGTCGGGGCAGTTGGGACTTCACTCGCTGTTTTACTCGCTGTAATTGCTCATTACTCGCTGTCTAGAAATG GGTATAGTTTTCGTTTCGTCGATCGGTTGCGATCTTGGAGAAGTCTGTTGAATCAGGCTGAAACTGAAGCTGTTGTGAGTGAGGATTTGGACTCTGCTGTACCGGATGGAAAGAGCATTGTCTCCCAGGATAGCCCGGAGGGTTTGTCTGATTTAGTCAGCAACAATGTGGTTTCAG ACGGCTTAACATCAAGGGATAAGCAGCAGCGAGTTATAGTTCCAGTTGCTGTAGATTCTACTCAGCAGGAAGCTGTGATGGTTCTGGAAAGACTGAAGGTTTGTTTTctagaagcaaaagaaaatgacgTGTCTAGGAAGTCTTGCCTTTAA